The Blautia hydrogenotrophica DSM 10507 genome window below encodes:
- a CDS encoding ABC transporter permease has translation MLENIRLSFQGIWSHKMRSFLTMLGIIIGIASIISIVSTIKGTSEQIKENLIGAGNNAVTVSLYEGDMEYDAEYGSTGSKTPILTDGQKEEIMDLEDVEDASFYYSRAYADSIYYENSSLQGGKVLGVDLHYLNACGYLVQTGRGFVEKDYDGYKKVAILDSVAAASLFPDGSPLGKTIEIKQEPFVVVGIIEQSDDFEPVINTIDEYYTYEQDSTGLVLIPSASWPVVYQFDEPQNVVVKASSTDTMSSVGKKAEDILNSNIDSDSSKMKYKANDVMETARNLQELSRSTNSQMLWIASISLLVGGIGVMNIMLVSVTERTSEIGLKKAIGARKKSILVQFLTEAAVLTSIGGVLGVLAGLVLSQVVSQISKTPTAISISAIVGSVLFSMVIGLVFGLLPSVKAANLNPIDALRSE, from the coding sequence ATGCTGGAAAATATAAGGCTGTCTTTTCAGGGAATTTGGTCTCATAAGATGCGTTCTTTTTTGACGATGCTGGGAATTATTATCGGTATCGCGTCGATCATATCCATTGTATCCACGATAAAAGGGACCAGTGAGCAGATAAAAGAGAATTTAATCGGTGCCGGTAACAATGCGGTGACGGTCAGTCTCTATGAGGGAGATATGGAATATGACGCTGAGTATGGCAGCACAGGCTCAAAGACTCCAATTTTGACGGATGGGCAGAAGGAAGAGATCATGGATTTAGAGGATGTAGAGGACGCTTCCTTCTACTATAGCAGGGCTTATGCCGACAGCATCTACTATGAAAATTCCAGTCTTCAAGGTGGAAAAGTATTAGGAGTGGATTTGCATTATCTGAATGCTTGCGGATATCTTGTACAAACAGGCAGAGGATTTGTGGAAAAGGACTATGATGGATATAAGAAGGTTGCTATCCTAGATAGTGTGGCAGCTGCAAGTCTGTTTCCAGATGGAAGCCCGCTAGGAAAAACGATTGAGATTAAGCAGGAGCCTTTTGTCGTAGTGGGGATTATAGAACAGTCGGATGATTTTGAGCCGGTGATTAACACGATCGACGAGTACTATACTTACGAGCAGGACAGCACGGGACTTGTGTTGATTCCCAGTGCTTCCTGGCCTGTCGTATATCAGTTTGACGAGCCGCAGAATGTGGTAGTAAAGGCCAGCAGTACAGATACGATGAGCAGTGTTGGAAAAAAAGCAGAGGATATTCTAAACAGCAATATTGACAGCGACAGCTCGAAGATGAAATACAAGGCTAACGATGTGATGGAGACGGCGAGAAATCTTCAGGAACTCAGCAGGAGCACGAATTCTCAGATGCTTTGGATTGCGAGTATATCCTTATTGGTTGGCGGCATCGGCGTGATGAACATCATGCTGGTTTCTGTCACAGAGCGTACCAGTGAAATCGGATTGAAGAAAGCGATCGGTGCCAGGAAAAAGTCTATATTAGTACAATTTTTGACAGAGGCAGCAGTGCTGACTAGTATCGGAGGAGTGTTAGGCGTATTGGCTGGGTTGGTATTGTCGCAGGTGGTATCTCAGATTTCTAAGACACCTACAGCAATCAGTATTTCAGCGATTGTCGGTTCCGTATTGTTTTCTATGGTAATTGGTCTGGTGTTTGGATTGTTGCCGTCAGTAAAAGCTGCGAATCTGAATCCTATTGATGCGTTGAGAAGCGAATAA